The following proteins are encoded in a genomic region of Musa acuminata AAA Group cultivar baxijiao unplaced genomic scaffold, Cavendish_Baxijiao_AAA HiC_scaffold_1119, whole genome shotgun sequence:
- the LOC135666709 gene encoding uncharacterized protein LOC135666709, which translates to MVCDKCEKKLAKVIVPDKWKEGASNTTESGGRKINENKLLSKKNRWTPYGNTKCMICKQQVHQDAKYCHTCAYSKGVCAMCGKQVLDTKLYKQSNV; encoded by the exons ATGGTGTGCGACAAGT GCGAGAAGAAGCTGGCGAAGGTAATCGTGCCGGACAAGTGGAAGGAGGGCGCCAGCAACACCACCGAGAGCGGCGGCCGAAAGATCAATGAGAACAAACTCCTCTCCAAGAAGAACAG ATGGACACCTTATGGAAATACCAAGTGCATGATTTGCAAACAACAAGTACACCAAGATGCAAAATATTGTCATACTTGTGCATACTCTAAAG GGGTGTGTGCCATGTGCGGGAAGCAAGTGCTGGATACAAAGTTATACAAGCAAAGTAACGTATGA